The Candidatus Eremiobacteraceae bacterium genome window below encodes:
- a CDS encoding response regulator transcription factor, which produces MTLKNGANLEKKILVVDDEPQIVEILERYLLDEGFHVCRAHDGAEAVQANARECPDLIVLDLKMPAMNGLDAFREIRATSAVPIIMLTSRGDEVDRIVGLELGADDYITKPFSPREVVARVKTVLRRSGEAESVKRRAMEAASPACIRIGELEIDVREHEVRRRDQPIQLTPTEFRIVETLAGSPGMTFTRTQLLDKVKGDDLEVFDRTLDRHIANLRHKIEEDAANPRLIVTVFGVGYKMSKHP; this is translated from the coding sequence ATGACCCTCAAGAATGGTGCAAATCTTGAGAAGAAAATCCTCGTGGTCGACGACGAACCGCAGATCGTCGAAATACTCGAGCGCTATCTTCTCGACGAAGGCTTTCATGTTTGTCGCGCGCACGACGGCGCCGAGGCCGTCCAGGCGAACGCCCGCGAATGCCCCGATCTCATCGTCCTGGACCTGAAGATGCCGGCGATGAACGGCCTAGATGCGTTTCGCGAGATCCGCGCCACCTCCGCGGTACCCATCATCATGCTTACGTCTCGCGGCGACGAAGTGGATCGTATCGTGGGCCTCGAGCTTGGCGCAGACGACTATATAACGAAGCCCTTCAGCCCCCGGGAAGTCGTCGCGCGGGTGAAGACGGTGCTGCGGCGTTCCGGGGAGGCAGAGTCGGTGAAGCGCCGAGCGATGGAGGCGGCATCTCCCGCTTGCATCCGCATTGGTGAACTCGAAATCGACGTCCGCGAACACGAAGTGCGTCGGCGGGATCAACCGATACAATTGACGCCGACCGAGTTCCGCATCGTCGAAACACTCGCCGGCAGTCCGGGCATGACGTTCACGCGCACGCAGCTTCTCGACAAAGTCAAAGGCGACGACCTGGAGGTATTCGATCGAACTCTCGACCGCCATATCGCCAATCTTCGCCACAAGATCGAAGAGGACGCAGCTAATCCGCGGCTCATCGTCACGGTCTTCGGCGTCGGATACAAGATGTCGAAACATCCATGA
- a CDS encoding M28 family metallopeptidase: MIRSFICAGLLAVAVCASATLPSVVAGSAQNHALAAAAPQSGFANTAIVGGAQPADCENRVNDTLAKLDACMTPASLWRRLSHFQTIADQNPGPDGHGTRDTGTAGYKASVDFVAELMRQAGYRVKVQSYIFFANEPSGTPRFGTASYGYTLNRDWLVARRSGSGSLTAPFELPTRSPYGCFTADFAGFTRGDVAVIQRGECAADRQVANAQTAGARAVILYTTATGLYAARLNNPANIPVIGASGRVGMDLLGRYRSGRASTVHIDIQMRLRSGTDYNLIADSPFGDANHIVAIDAHLDSIFGAGMLDNASGSASILETALDLANTPTLNRLRYIWFGGEELGLLGSAYYTTHLTSSELHRIVFDVDADVTATPNFDMEIADPAYAENVGSFPANVVPESKVGNDAFAHFFKKIGIVSEPAPFGNSGTDSNSFALVGVPDSGILTRQDCCKDASEVQIWGGFTGNYEGNIPSFDGGCVDMPDLWCDNLSNNDPFVLGLASKSIANVTLTLANDASLTR, encoded by the coding sequence TTGATTCGGTCGTTCATCTGTGCAGGTCTTCTAGCGGTCGCCGTTTGCGCGAGCGCCACCTTACCGTCTGTCGTGGCCGGCTCCGCGCAGAATCACGCTCTCGCAGCTGCTGCGCCGCAATCGGGCTTCGCTAACACTGCGATCGTCGGCGGTGCGCAGCCCGCCGACTGCGAAAATCGCGTGAACGACACCCTTGCAAAGCTGGACGCGTGCATGACGCCGGCGTCGCTTTGGCGCCGGCTATCGCATTTCCAGACCATCGCCGACCAAAATCCGGGGCCCGACGGACACGGCACTCGCGACACTGGAACAGCCGGCTACAAAGCATCCGTCGATTTCGTCGCCGAGCTCATGCGGCAGGCGGGTTATAGAGTCAAGGTTCAGTCGTACATCTTCTTCGCGAACGAACCGAGCGGCACGCCTCGATTCGGCACGGCAAGCTACGGATACACGCTCAACCGTGACTGGCTCGTCGCGAGGCGCTCGGGCAGCGGGTCTCTGACCGCGCCCTTCGAGCTTCCCACCCGCTCTCCGTACGGTTGCTTCACCGCCGACTTTGCCGGGTTCACCCGCGGAGATGTCGCGGTGATACAGCGCGGCGAGTGCGCCGCCGACAGGCAAGTGGCGAATGCACAGACAGCCGGCGCCCGAGCGGTCATCCTCTACACGACGGCCACCGGGCTCTACGCAGCACGCCTAAACAATCCCGCGAACATTCCAGTGATCGGCGCAAGCGGACGGGTCGGGATGGATCTACTGGGTCGGTATCGGTCCGGACGTGCTTCCACCGTGCACATCGACATCCAAATGCGGCTCAGAAGCGGCACAGACTACAATCTCATTGCCGATTCGCCATTCGGTGATGCGAACCACATCGTGGCGATCGACGCGCACCTCGACTCCATTTTCGGCGCGGGCATGTTGGACAACGCGTCGGGCTCCGCGTCTATCCTCGAGACGGCCCTCGATTTGGCAAATACGCCCACGCTCAACCGGCTTCGGTACATTTGGTTCGGAGGCGAAGAGCTCGGCCTGCTGGGCTCGGCCTACTACACCACGCATCTCACGTCGTCGGAGTTGCATCGAATCGTATTTGACGTCGACGCGGATGTCACCGCGACGCCGAACTTTGATATGGAGATCGCCGACCCCGCGTACGCCGAAAACGTCGGATCTTTTCCGGCGAATGTCGTGCCGGAATCGAAAGTCGGCAATGACGCGTTCGCGCACTTTTTTAAGAAGATCGGCATTGTATCTGAGCCGGCGCCGTTTGGCAACTCTGGGACCGACTCGAATTCGTTTGCCCTGGTCGGTGTACCGGATTCCGGCATTCTCACAAGGCAAGATTGCTGCAAAGATGCTTCGGAAGTTCAAATCTGGGGTGGCTTCACCGGTAACTACGAGGGCAACATCCCCAGCTTCGACGGCGGCTGCGTCGATATGCCGGACCTCTGGTGCGACAACCTCTCCAACAACGATCCTTTCGTTTTGGGACTGGCTTCGAAATCGATCGCAAACGTCACGCTCACGCTAGCCAACGACGCGTCCTTGACACGCTAG